A DNA window from Pontimonas salivibrio contains the following coding sequences:
- the gltB gene encoding glutamate synthase large subunit, protein MTFQGPYQRNNSIPDASGLYNPRFERDACGLAMVATLRGTPGHDIVDKALRALRNLEHRGAVGSDAGTGDGAGIITQIPDLFLREVVDFDLPEKGSYAVGTGFLATDPSVRLDEKAAIEAIALEEKLVVLGWREVPVRPEEVGELARAAMPGFEQLFVSSTAEDPRSGIALDRLTFRLRKRVERELGLYFPSLSARTMVYKGMVTTLQLEPFYPDLSDERFQSTLALVHSRYSTNTFPSWPLAQPFRRIAHNGEINTIRANRNWMHARQSQLHSELLGSLDELYPIVTEGASDSASLDEVVELLELGGRSLPHAIMMLVPEAWENQADMDPAVRDFYEFHSMLMEPWDGPAALVFTDGSLVGATLDRNGLRPGRYVITSDGSVILGSEIGVLDVDPATVVRKGRLRPGSMLLADTHEGRIIEDDELKAQLAHAAPWGQWVEDGRIELESLPEREHIIATPASIVHRQRTFGYTEEEIRVLLAPMGANGQEPLGAMGSDTPIAAISERPRLLFDYFAQQFAQVTNPPLDSIREQVVTSMTTSLGPEANLLDAGADHTHQVVLEFPVIDNDELAKIGHLKDDQGQPSTHTVEGLYSVDRGVDGLRERLDEICREADEAVERGVRFVVLSDRHSTQDLAPIPSLLLLSAVHHHLIRGHKRMRVGLVVEAGDVREVHHAAMLIGFGASALNPYLAMETVEHLARTGEIEGVEPEKAVRNVITALGKGVLKIMSKMGISTVASYAGAQAFEAVGLSQELIDLYFTGTTSILGGVGLEIIEAENQKRHALAYPETGHANPHQRLPVGGEYQWRREGPPHLFNPQSVFLLQHATRQKRFDLFREYTKGVDDQSEELMTLRGLFSLRTGERKPIPLDEVEPIESILTRFNSGAMSMGAVSPEMHETLAVAMNRMGALSNTGEGGESPERLLDPERSSRIKQIASGRFGVTSLYLTHATDLQIKMAQGAKPGEGGQLPANKVYPWIAKLRHGTPGVGLISPPPHHDIYSIEDLKQLIYDLKRSNPLANVHVKLVSQSGIGAVATGVAKAKADVILISGHDGGTGASPLNSLKHAGTPWEIGLAEAQQTLMVNNLRGRVKLAVDGQMKTGRDVIIAALLGAEGFGFATAPMVVSGCILMRVCHLDTCPVGVASQNPELRKRFSGTPEFVQTFFEYIAEEVREYLAALGFRTLEEAIGQAHLIDVDRAVSHWKTDGLDLEPILSTEALRPGVAVHHAEGQDHEIDQHFDQELIRLAEPALLRGEKVTIETEIRNTERAVGTMLGNAVTVAHGEHGLPSGTIDITLNGAAGQSLGAFMPGGISLRLWGDANDYVGKGLSGGAITIRPAKGSVFAPERNVIAGNVIGYGATSGTMFISGVVGERFLVRNSGATAVVEGVGDHALEYMTGGLAVILGETGRNLGAGMSGGMAYVWKLRTERVNAEALRSGEIELGPLGSTEREILRDLLTRHVEETGSPAASRILEQGDEGLNDFVMITPRDYRRVIETRQQAVAEGLDPDGDEVWSRILEVTGG, encoded by the coding sequence ATGACATTTCAAGGGCCCTACCAGCGCAACAACAGCATCCCGGACGCCTCCGGACTCTATAACCCACGCTTCGAACGTGACGCCTGTGGGCTGGCCATGGTCGCCACCCTCCGAGGAACGCCCGGTCACGACATCGTCGATAAGGCATTACGTGCTCTTCGCAACCTCGAACACCGCGGGGCAGTCGGTTCGGATGCGGGTACCGGTGACGGGGCAGGCATCATCACCCAAATCCCCGACCTTTTCCTCCGCGAAGTGGTCGATTTCGATCTTCCCGAAAAAGGTTCCTACGCGGTAGGAACAGGTTTTCTCGCCACCGACCCGTCTGTGCGATTGGATGAGAAAGCGGCGATTGAGGCCATCGCGCTTGAGGAAAAGCTCGTTGTTCTGGGTTGGCGAGAGGTTCCCGTGCGCCCCGAAGAGGTGGGCGAGCTCGCCCGTGCAGCAATGCCCGGCTTCGAGCAACTTTTCGTGTCCTCGACTGCGGAAGACCCGCGCTCAGGCATTGCCTTAGACCGGCTAACGTTCAGGCTGAGAAAACGAGTGGAGCGAGAACTGGGACTGTATTTCCCGTCCCTGTCGGCGAGAACCATGGTCTACAAAGGCATGGTGACCACGCTCCAGCTGGAGCCGTTCTACCCCGACCTTTCTGACGAACGCTTCCAGTCGACATTGGCGCTCGTGCACTCGCGCTATTCGACAAACACTTTCCCGTCTTGGCCGCTGGCCCAACCCTTTAGGCGCATCGCCCATAACGGTGAAATCAACACTATTCGGGCAAACCGCAACTGGATGCACGCCAGGCAGTCCCAGCTGCATTCAGAGCTTCTCGGGTCCCTCGACGAGCTCTATCCGATTGTGACGGAGGGCGCCAGTGACTCTGCCTCGCTCGACGAGGTTGTGGAGTTGTTGGAACTGGGCGGCCGTTCGCTCCCGCACGCCATCATGATGTTGGTTCCGGAAGCCTGGGAAAACCAAGCGGATATGGACCCTGCAGTGCGCGACTTCTACGAGTTCCATTCGATGTTGATGGAGCCGTGGGATGGCCCAGCCGCTCTGGTCTTCACCGACGGATCTCTCGTCGGCGCCACTCTGGATAGAAATGGCCTGCGTCCAGGCCGCTATGTCATCACCAGCGATGGTTCGGTGATTCTGGGTAGCGAGATTGGTGTGTTGGACGTTGATCCCGCGACCGTGGTGCGCAAAGGGCGCTTGCGTCCCGGTTCGATGCTGCTCGCGGATACTCACGAGGGTCGAATCATCGAAGACGATGAGCTGAAGGCTCAACTGGCCCACGCTGCCCCCTGGGGCCAGTGGGTCGAAGACGGCCGTATTGAACTTGAATCGCTGCCGGAGCGTGAACACATCATTGCGACACCCGCGTCGATTGTTCACCGCCAACGCACCTTCGGGTACACCGAGGAAGAAATCAGGGTGCTTCTCGCTCCGATGGGAGCTAACGGTCAAGAACCTCTCGGTGCGATGGGGTCCGATACGCCCATAGCGGCGATTTCTGAGCGCCCCCGGTTGCTCTTTGACTACTTCGCCCAACAGTTTGCTCAGGTGACCAACCCGCCGCTGGATTCCATCCGCGAGCAGGTTGTCACCTCCATGACGACGTCACTGGGACCAGAGGCCAACCTGCTCGATGCAGGGGCCGATCACACCCATCAGGTTGTGCTCGAGTTTCCCGTTATCGACAACGATGAGTTGGCCAAGATTGGTCACCTGAAAGATGACCAAGGCCAACCCAGCACCCACACAGTGGAGGGCCTCTACTCGGTAGATCGTGGTGTTGACGGATTACGCGAACGTCTCGATGAGATCTGCCGGGAAGCCGATGAAGCCGTTGAGCGTGGTGTGCGTTTCGTGGTGTTGAGCGACCGCCACTCCACCCAAGACCTTGCCCCCATCCCCTCGCTGCTGTTGCTCTCCGCAGTGCACCACCACCTGATTCGCGGCCACAAACGCATGCGGGTGGGCCTGGTGGTGGAAGCGGGCGACGTTCGCGAGGTTCACCACGCCGCCATGCTGATTGGTTTCGGTGCCTCGGCGCTGAACCCCTATCTCGCGATGGAGACCGTTGAGCACCTGGCGCGCACCGGAGAAATCGAAGGGGTTGAACCGGAAAAGGCCGTGAGAAACGTCATCACGGCACTTGGCAAAGGCGTGTTGAAAATCATGAGCAAGATGGGCATCTCCACTGTTGCCTCCTATGCCGGAGCCCAAGCATTCGAAGCAGTGGGGCTATCCCAGGAGCTCATCGACCTCTATTTCACCGGGACGACCAGCATTTTGGGTGGTGTTGGGCTCGAGATCATTGAGGCGGAAAACCAGAAGCGACACGCTTTGGCCTACCCGGAGACCGGTCACGCAAACCCGCACCAGCGTCTGCCTGTGGGTGGCGAATACCAGTGGCGCCGTGAAGGCCCACCGCACCTGTTTAACCCCCAGAGCGTCTTTTTGCTCCAGCACGCAACCCGCCAAAAGCGCTTTGACCTGTTTAGGGAATACACCAAAGGTGTTGACGACCAGTCCGAAGAACTAATGACCCTTCGTGGCCTGTTCAGCCTGCGCACCGGCGAGAGAAAACCGATCCCGCTGGACGAAGTTGAGCCCATCGAATCGATTCTCACCCGGTTTAACTCTGGGGCAATGTCGATGGGGGCGGTTAGCCCTGAGATGCACGAAACGCTTGCCGTGGCAATGAACCGTATGGGGGCGTTGAGTAACACCGGTGAGGGCGGTGAATCACCCGAGCGTCTGCTCGACCCCGAGCGCTCCAGTCGGATCAAACAAATCGCCTCAGGACGCTTTGGTGTGACCAGTTTGTATCTGACCCACGCGACCGACCTGCAAATCAAAATGGCGCAGGGCGCAAAACCCGGTGAAGGTGGGCAGCTGCCCGCGAACAAGGTGTATCCGTGGATTGCGAAGCTCCGCCATGGAACCCCGGGTGTGGGACTAATTTCACCCCCGCCACACCACGACATTTATTCCATTGAAGACCTCAAGCAACTCATCTATGACCTGAAACGCTCCAACCCGCTCGCCAACGTCCACGTGAAGCTGGTGAGTCAGTCGGGTATTGGTGCGGTTGCGACGGGTGTGGCCAAGGCAAAAGCCGACGTGATCCTCATTTCTGGACACGACGGTGGTACCGGGGCCAGCCCGCTGAACTCGCTCAAACACGCCGGTACGCCGTGGGAGATCGGTTTAGCGGAAGCCCAACAGACCCTGATGGTCAACAACCTTCGTGGGCGCGTGAAACTCGCCGTGGACGGCCAAATGAAGACCGGTCGTGATGTCATCATTGCTGCACTATTGGGTGCTGAAGGTTTCGGTTTCGCGACCGCACCCATGGTGGTCTCCGGCTGCATTCTGATGCGCGTGTGCCATTTGGACACCTGCCCGGTGGGTGTCGCCAGCCAAAACCCTGAACTGCGTAAGCGCTTTTCTGGCACACCCGAGTTCGTCCAAACCTTCTTTGAATACATCGCTGAAGAAGTGCGGGAATACCTCGCAGCGCTCGGCTTTAGAACCCTCGAAGAGGCAATCGGTCAGGCACACCTTATTGATGTCGACCGCGCGGTGTCGCATTGGAAGACAGACGGGCTCGACCTTGAACCCATTCTCTCCACTGAGGCACTGCGCCCCGGTGTGGCGGTCCATCACGCTGAAGGTCAAGACCACGAGATTGACCAACACTTCGATCAAGAGCTGATTCGACTGGCGGAACCTGCACTGTTGCGCGGGGAAAAAGTCACCATCGAGACCGAAATCCGGAACACTGAGCGAGCCGTAGGCACCATGCTCGGTAACGCGGTGACCGTCGCACACGGTGAACACGGATTGCCCTCAGGCACCATCGATATCACTCTCAACGGTGCTGCCGGCCAGTCGCTCGGTGCCTTTATGCCGGGCGGGATTTCGCTGCGCCTGTGGGGTGACGCCAACGACTACGTCGGGAAGGGCCTCTCCGGCGGAGCCATCACCATCCGACCCGCGAAGGGCAGTGTGTTTGCGCCTGAACGTAACGTGATCGCCGGAAACGTGATCGGTTACGGAGCAACCTCAGGAACCATGTTTATCAGTGGTGTCGTGGGGGAGCGGTTCCTGGTGCGAAACTCCGGTGCCACCGCGGTAGTAGAGGGTGTCGGCGATCACGCCCTCGAATACATGACCGGTGGCCTTGCCGTCATTCTCGGTGAGACGGGTCGAAACCTTGGCGCCGGCATGTCTGGCGGGATGGCCTACGTGTGGAAACTTCGCACCGAACGGGTAAACGCTGAGGCTCTTCGAAGTGGCGAAATTGAATTGGGTCCTTTGGGTTCGACAGAGCGTGAGATCCTTCGAGACCTGTTAACGCGCCACGTCGAAGAAACCGGCTCGCCGGCTGCCTCACGAATCCTGGAGCAGGGTGACGAAGGGTTAAACGACTTTGTGATGATCACACCGCGCGACTACCGGCGAGTGATTGAGACCAGGCAGCAAGCAGTAGCCGAAGGGCTCGACCCCGACGGTGATGAAGTGTGGAGCAGAATTTTGGAGGTGACCGGTGGGTGA